The following are encoded together in the Oreochromis niloticus isolate F11D_XX unplaced genomic scaffold, O_niloticus_UMD_NMBU tig00001364_pilon, whole genome shotgun sequence genome:
- the LOC109199800 gene encoding matrix remodeling-associated protein 8-like produces the protein MQMVVTQGLKFVMLPFKIPRDLPHGTTVEWRHNSVKVYKCIAINFGTQHQPRRDRARMDGYPLTTGDFSLTLRHPHLSDSGVYTCTVNNTYRDILLQKVVTLSVTDNEVGVLEVTQGERSVLLPFQTTADLRQGVTVEWTRSDSKHTKVCVFQKSQSQPDKQHQGYRGRAEMDEDALRTGDFSLTLKDLRLTDSGVYTCTVYNKNGHMLLQKSVTLSVRATLKGAMADMLARLRRRRRAPKSEIKVEKRNRNQEQERLTAEETV, from the exons ATGCAGATGGTGGTTACACAAGGGCTAAAGTTTGTAATGCTGCCCTTCAAAATACCACGTGACCTTCCTCATGGCACCACAGTGGAGTGGAGACACAACAGTGTGAAAGTATACAAGTGCATAGCTATAAATTTTGGCACACAGCACCAGCCTCGCAGAGATCGTGCCAGGATGGATGGATATCCACTGACAACTGGAGACTTCAGTCTGACCCTTAGACACCCTCACCTCAGTGACAgtggagtctacacctgcaccgtcaaCAACACATACAGAGACATCCTGCTACAGAAAGTGGTGACTCTCAGTGTCACAG ATAATGAAGTAGGCGTGTTGGAGGTGACACAAGGGGAGAGGTCTGTGCTGCTGCCCTTTCAAACCACAGCTGACCTTCGTCAGGGCGTCACAGTGGAGTGGACACGCTCAGACTCCAAACACACCAAAGTCTGCGTGTTTCAGAAAAGCCAAAGCCAGCCAGACAAACAGCACCAGGGTTACAGAGGTCGCGCAGAGATGGATGAAGATGCACTGAGAACTGGAGacttcagtctgaccctgaaagacctccgcctcactgacagtggagtctacacctgcaccgtctacaacaaGAATGGACACATGCTGCTACAGAAATCAGTGACTCTCAGTGTCAGAG CAACCTTAAAGGGAGCCATGGCAGACATGCTGGCACGtctcaggaggaggaggagggcaccAAAATCTGAGATTAAAGTGGAAAAGAG GAACAGGAACCAAGAACAGGAACGTCTGACTGCTGAAGAAAcagtctga